The following proteins come from a genomic window of Achromobacter deleyi:
- a CDS encoding YncE family protein: MPSSSSLNLLAGAVALALAPAVFAGQAPGAAAAPDIPVSHRDRIYAAEQFSNTVSVTDPVDNKLLGVIRLGDPAPGNFSPLYKGQVLVHGMGFAPDHRTLAVVSIGSNSVTFIDTQTNMVKHTTYVGRSPHEAFYTPDGKEVWVTVRGEDYVSVIDAATFKETDRIKTAAGPGMQIFSPDGKYGYICSSFNPETVVVTVSDHKIVGKVAQASPFCPNIAATPDGRQVWFTLKDVGKTQVFDARPPFKLLKTLDTGPITNHVNFARTGKDKATYAYITVGGLNQVQVYRTDDFSRVATIGVGKLPHGVWPSGDGSRVYVGLENADQLAAIDTATNKVVANVPIGQAPQAINYVPDAVPQGDGLQNLQPLGVAGQAAHLELQAWADGKRQLAASAPTSVTLFDQGLTQVLQASATGLQPKQPYVLALSEQADGSGQLQALSNFMTNPAGSAIVNAIGPIRQIVQGAGAATDARRYLVIAPLRDGKPGAPVQVQAL; the protein is encoded by the coding sequence ATGCCCAGTAGTTCATCCCTCAATCTCCTGGCCGGCGCCGTCGCGCTGGCCCTGGCCCCGGCCGTGTTCGCCGGGCAGGCGCCCGGCGCGGCGGCAGCGCCCGATATCCCCGTGTCGCACCGCGACCGCATCTATGCCGCCGAACAGTTTTCCAACACTGTCTCGGTCACCGACCCGGTGGACAACAAGCTGCTGGGCGTGATCCGGCTGGGCGATCCGGCGCCCGGCAACTTCAGTCCGTTGTACAAGGGCCAGGTGCTGGTGCATGGCATGGGCTTCGCGCCTGATCACCGCACGCTGGCGGTGGTGTCCATCGGCTCGAATTCGGTCACCTTCATCGATACGCAGACCAACATGGTCAAGCACACCACCTACGTGGGCCGCTCGCCGCACGAGGCTTTCTACACGCCCGACGGCAAGGAGGTCTGGGTCACGGTGCGCGGCGAGGACTACGTCTCGGTGATCGATGCTGCGACGTTCAAGGAAACCGACCGCATCAAGACGGCGGCCGGCCCGGGCATGCAGATATTTTCGCCGGACGGGAAGTACGGCTACATCTGTTCGTCGTTCAACCCGGAAACCGTGGTGGTGACGGTCAGCGACCACAAGATCGTGGGCAAGGTCGCGCAGGCCAGTCCGTTCTGCCCCAACATCGCCGCCACGCCGGACGGCCGGCAGGTGTGGTTCACGCTCAAGGACGTGGGCAAGACGCAGGTGTTCGACGCGCGCCCGCCGTTCAAGCTGCTCAAGACCCTCGATACCGGCCCCATCACCAACCACGTGAATTTCGCCCGCACTGGCAAGGACAAGGCGACCTACGCCTACATCACGGTGGGCGGCTTGAACCAGGTGCAGGTCTACCGCACGGATGACTTCTCGCGCGTGGCGACGATCGGCGTGGGCAAGCTGCCGCACGGCGTGTGGCCGTCGGGTGACGGCAGCCGCGTCTACGTCGGCCTGGAGAATGCCGACCAGCTGGCCGCCATCGACACGGCGACCAACAAGGTGGTCGCCAACGTGCCGATCGGCCAGGCGCCGCAGGCCATCAACTATGTGCCGGACGCCGTGCCGCAGGGCGACGGCCTGCAGAACCTGCAGCCCCTGGGCGTGGCCGGGCAGGCCGCGCACCTGGAGTTGCAGGCGTGGGCCGACGGCAAGCGGCAGCTGGCGGCGTCGGCCCCGACCAGCGTCACCCTGTTCGACCAGGGCCTGACGCAGGTGCTGCAGGCCTCGGCCACCGGCCTGCAACCGAAGCAGCCGTACGTGCTGGCGCTGTCGGAGCAAGCCGATGGGTCGGGTCAGCTGCAAGCGCTGTCGAACTTCATGACCAACCCGGCCGGGTCGGCCATCGTCAACGCCATCGGGCCGATCCGCCAGATCGTGCAGGGCGCCGGCGCGGCGACGGACGCGCGTCGCTACCTGGTGATCGCCCCGCTGCGCGACGGCAAGCCGGGCGCGCCGGTGCAGGTCCAGGCGCTGTGA
- a CDS encoding anti-sigma factor family protein, producing MDRPLLEDDLLAYVDGALDADMRARVEQYLDTHPEAARRVQGYLAQREDLRAALAPIAQEPIPAALNLSRLVDAHRSARRVPWKIAASVALAFTLGGTGGWFLRGPADQAGVAALAREAASSYQVYAADRTRPVELRADSTPELVSWVSQRLNHAVSVPDLSQSGYRYMGGRLVATEHGPAALFMYDDDRGTRVTMLVRPMKVEGDMKMVPHRQDGVAGYSWADQGLGYSLMSSLDPDSIHRLADETRRQLTAPRGAG from the coding sequence ATGGACCGACCTTTACTCGAGGATGACCTGCTGGCGTATGTCGATGGCGCGCTGGACGCCGACATGCGCGCGCGCGTCGAACAGTACCTGGACACGCATCCCGAGGCGGCCCGCCGCGTGCAGGGCTACCTGGCGCAACGCGAGGACCTGCGCGCCGCGCTGGCGCCGATCGCGCAGGAGCCGATCCCGGCCGCGCTCAACCTGTCGCGGCTGGTCGATGCGCATCGCTCCGCGCGCCGCGTGCCGTGGAAGATCGCGGCGTCGGTGGCGCTGGCCTTTACCCTGGGCGGCACCGGCGGCTGGTTCCTGCGCGGCCCGGCCGACCAGGCCGGCGTCGCGGCGCTGGCGCGCGAGGCGGCCAGCAGCTACCAGGTCTATGCGGCGGATCGCACCCGGCCGGTGGAGCTGCGCGCCGACAGCACGCCCGAATTGGTGAGCTGGGTGTCGCAGCGCTTGAATCATGCGGTGTCGGTGCCGGACCTGAGCCAGTCGGGCTACCGCTACATGGGCGGACGCCTGGTCGCGACCGAGCACGGTCCGGCCGCCCTGTTCATGTACGACGATGACCGCGGCACGCGCGTGACCATGCTGGTGCGGCCGATGAAGGTCGAGGGCGACATGAAGATGGTGCCGCACCGGCAGGACGGCGTGGCGGGCTACTCGTGGGCCGACCAGGGGCTGGGCTACAGCCTGATGTCCAGCCTGGACCCCGACAGCATCCATCGCCTGGCCGACGAGACGCGGCGTCAGTTGACGGCGCCGCGCGGCGCCGGCTAG
- a CDS encoding S41 family peptidase yields the protein MPRPTLALLLACGVALAPPAWAQSRQQVEGTLAAAVTQLTDQYVDPLDSRALAVHGLRALAALPGASDEARKASLAQAIQAEDKAAGITPQTRILADEILRFAAGAAREAALNAALRGMLASLDAYSRVATRAEMAPPPASVGLEMSIQRGVLTVERPLPGSPGERAGIQAGDIITRVDGHPTAGLPLPEAVALLRGVVGTRPTVEIQRPGVADALVMRPVRGPVQAPPSVRWERDGAVAVIRISAFNSQTGALLRDALDTARSGGAAPLAGVVLDLRGNAGGLLEVTEQVAGMVLAEGTRVGSLRGRTPANAVTLVARHGRLPHDVPMVVLIDHRTGAGAEIVAAALQDHGRGLLIGEKTAGAGTIQTVLPLPDNQGALVVTSARVHRANGATLERDGVTPDMRLDGATGRITLRAEIAADFNQPMAQRIRAALAAAPAGTDLARLAALTALQDAGQR from the coding sequence TTGCCGCGGCCTACGCTCGCGCTGCTGCTTGCCTGCGGCGTCGCGCTGGCGCCGCCCGCCTGGGCCCAATCGCGCCAGCAGGTCGAGGGCACGCTGGCCGCGGCCGTCACGCAGCTCACGGACCAATACGTCGACCCGCTCGATTCGCGCGCGCTGGCGGTGCATGGCTTGCGCGCCCTCGCCGCGCTGCCCGGCGCCTCGGACGAGGCGCGCAAGGCCTCCCTCGCGCAGGCGATCCAGGCCGAGGACAAGGCCGCCGGCATCACGCCGCAGACCCGCATCCTGGCCGACGAGATCCTGCGCTTTGCCGCCGGCGCGGCGCGCGAAGCCGCCCTGAACGCGGCCCTGCGCGGCATGCTGGCCAGCCTGGACGCCTACAGCCGCGTGGCGACGCGCGCCGAGATGGCGCCGCCGCCGGCCTCGGTCGGCCTGGAGATGTCGATCCAGCGGGGCGTCCTGACCGTCGAACGGCCCTTGCCCGGCAGCCCGGGCGAACGCGCCGGCATCCAGGCCGGCGACATCATCACCCGCGTCGACGGCCACCCGACCGCCGGCCTGCCGCTACCCGAGGCCGTCGCGCTGCTGCGCGGCGTCGTCGGCACCCGCCCCACGGTGGAGATCCAGCGACCCGGCGTGGCCGACGCCCTCGTCATGCGTCCCGTGCGCGGGCCGGTCCAGGCGCCGCCATCGGTGCGCTGGGAGCGGGACGGCGCGGTGGCGGTGATCCGCATATCGGCCTTCAACAGCCAGACCGGCGCGCTGCTGCGGGACGCCCTCGATACCGCGCGGTCCGGCGGCGCCGCGCCGCTGGCGGGCGTGGTGCTGGACCTGCGCGGCAATGCCGGCGGGCTGCTCGAGGTGACCGAGCAGGTGGCGGGCATGGTGCTGGCCGAGGGCACCCGCGTCGGCAGCCTGCGCGGGCGCACGCCGGCCAATGCCGTGACGCTCGTCGCCCGGCACGGCCGGTTGCCGCATGACGTGCCGATGGTGGTGCTGATCGACCACCGCACCGGCGCCGGCGCGGAAATCGTCGCGGCGGCGTTGCAGGACCACGGCCGCGGCCTGCTCATCGGCGAGAAGACCGCCGGCGCGGGCACGATCCAGACGGTCCTGCCGCTGCCCGACAACCAGGGCGCGCTGGTGGTGACCAGCGCGCGCGTGCACCGGGCCAACGGCGCGACGCTCGAGCGCGACGGCGTGACGCCCGACATGCGGCTCGATGGCGCCACGGGGCGGATCACCCTGCGCGCCGAGATCGCGGCCGATTTCAACCAGCCGATGGCGCAACGCATACGCGCGGCCCTGGCCGCGGCTCCCGCCGGCACCGACCTGGCCCGGCTCGCGGCGCTGACCGCGTTGCAGGACGCCGGCCAACGATAG
- a CDS encoding sigma-70 family RNA polymerase sigma factor, producing MSASDCPPPAAAQALYCDHHRWLRSWLHRRLGNAADAADLAHDTFIRLLSKTVFPRFGSVAEARAYLRTVGNALCVDLWRHREVERAWLDALAAQPEPVTASAEHQAIVIETLLDIGRMLGRLPHKAAAAFVMAQVDGMPYREIAVELGVSERMIKKYMAQAMLECALIEAGLKA from the coding sequence GTGAGCGCCTCCGACTGCCCGCCCCCTGCCGCCGCGCAGGCCCTCTATTGCGATCACCACCGCTGGCTGCGCAGCTGGCTGCACCGCCGGCTCGGCAATGCCGCCGACGCCGCGGATCTGGCGCATGACACCTTCATCCGGCTGCTGAGCAAGACGGTATTTCCCCGCTTCGGCAGCGTGGCGGAAGCCCGCGCCTATCTGCGCACGGTGGGCAATGCGCTGTGCGTGGATCTGTGGCGCCACCGCGAGGTCGAGCGCGCCTGGCTCGATGCGCTGGCCGCGCAACCCGAGCCGGTCACGGCCTCGGCGGAGCACCAGGCCATCGTCATCGAGACCCTGCTCGACATCGGCCGCATGCTGGGCCGCCTGCCGCACAAGGCCGCCGCCGCGTTCGTGATGGCGCAGGTCGATGGCATGCCGTATCGCGAGATCGCCGTCGAGCTGGGCGTTTCCGAACGCATGATCAAGAAGTACATGGCCCAGGCGATGCTGGAATGCGCGCTGATCGAAGCCGGATTAAAGGCTTGA
- a CDS encoding LysR family transcriptional regulator — protein sequence MNTQQLEYLREAVRAGSFSRAADTLGLNQSVLSRQVAALEQEMGCPLLRRHGRGVIPTAAGERLLELAAGFLQQVAQIKAEGKAADRDLAGVFKLGVPMFFSQSIAPKLMASVQRQYPALTFVVREGHSGDLHDWLLAGELSAAVIYEPKRPRQLAGDLLFLEPVYVVGSRDLARRHGLDLDQGLTLEQLARLPLLIPTRRHGTRLDLDQAMKQLQLTPHIVHEVDALGARMLLVRDGVGVTIFESAGLLSERRDPHLFVVPIVAPPFFHKLMWVDGREQQAGAPWRAFTHAVKRDIVQLRAGLGDVDMPTTDPRLPRP from the coding sequence ATGAACACGCAGCAACTCGAATACCTCAGGGAGGCGGTGCGGGCGGGCAGTTTTTCCCGGGCCGCCGACACGCTGGGCCTGAACCAGTCCGTGCTGAGCCGGCAGGTGGCCGCGCTGGAACAGGAAATGGGCTGTCCGCTGCTGCGGCGCCATGGCCGCGGCGTGATTCCCACCGCCGCCGGCGAACGCCTGCTGGAGCTGGCCGCCGGCTTCCTGCAGCAGGTGGCCCAGATCAAGGCCGAAGGCAAGGCCGCCGACCGCGACCTGGCCGGCGTGTTCAAGCTGGGCGTGCCGATGTTCTTCTCGCAATCGATCGCCCCCAAGCTGATGGCCAGCGTGCAGCGCCAGTACCCTGCCCTGACCTTCGTGGTGCGCGAAGGGCACAGCGGCGACCTGCATGACTGGCTGCTTGCCGGCGAGCTTTCCGCCGCCGTCATCTATGAACCGAAGCGGCCGCGCCAGCTGGCGGGCGACCTGCTGTTCCTGGAACCCGTCTACGTGGTCGGCTCGCGCGACCTGGCGCGGCGCCATGGGCTGGACCTGGACCAGGGCCTGACCCTGGAGCAGCTGGCGCGGCTGCCGCTGCTGATTCCCACGCGGCGCCATGGCACCCGCCTGGACCTGGACCAGGCGATGAAGCAGCTGCAGTTGACGCCGCACATCGTGCACGAGGTCGACGCCCTGGGCGCGCGCATGCTGCTGGTGCGCGACGGCGTCGGCGTCACCATCTTCGAATCGGCCGGGCTGCTGAGCGAGCGGCGCGATCCGCACCTGTTCGTGGTGCCCATCGTGGCGCCGCCCTTCTTCCACAAACTGATGTGGGTCGACGGCCGCGAGCAGCAGGCCGGCGCGCCCTGGCGCGCCTTCACCCACGCCGTCAAGCGCGACATCGTGCAACTGCGCGCCGGTCTCGGCGATGTCGACATGCCAACAACGGACCCGCGCCTGCCGCGGCCCTGA
- a CDS encoding FecR domain-containing protein → MLAGDASSVPADNGDDADERGVTVEHLKQAADWYATLGDAAVSDQERDAWRAWLAGSPAHGRAWQHIEAVSRKFMPLRETSAGGAAAAAGVAAARRSLATRRRVVNGLAGILGLGAATWLGWRHTPLPALVAALRADYATGTGERRELRLADGSRVWLNTGTALQVRYQDSMRSLALLAGEILIETAPDAQGRPFFVQTRFGRLQALGTRFTVRLTDQQTRLDVFDGAVEILTQYGGQRRIEAGGAARFDDRALTPLDGADDMRAAWSKGILLADNMPLGDLLAELSRYRRGHINVAPAVAGLKVMGVYPTDDTDQALAMLAQTLPIRIHHSLPWWITVDAR, encoded by the coding sequence ATGCTGGCCGGCGACGCGTCTTCCGTGCCCGCAGACAACGGCGACGACGCCGACGAGCGCGGCGTCACCGTCGAACATCTCAAGCAGGCCGCCGACTGGTACGCGACGCTGGGCGATGCGGCCGTCTCCGACCAGGAACGCGACGCGTGGCGCGCCTGGCTCGCCGGCTCCCCCGCCCACGGCCGGGCGTGGCAACACATCGAGGCGGTCAGCCGCAAGTTCATGCCATTGCGGGAGACCAGCGCCGGCGGCGCCGCGGCCGCGGCGGGCGTCGCCGCCGCCCGCCGCTCGCTGGCCACGCGCCGCCGGGTCGTCAACGGCCTGGCCGGCATCCTGGGCCTGGGCGCGGCGACGTGGCTGGGATGGCGCCACACACCGTTGCCCGCGCTGGTGGCGGCGCTGCGCGCCGACTACGCCACCGGCACGGGCGAACGGCGCGAGCTGCGGCTGGCGGATGGCTCCCGGGTCTGGCTCAACACCGGCACCGCGCTGCAGGTGCGCTACCAGGACAGCATGCGCAGCCTGGCGCTGCTGGCCGGCGAAATCCTCATCGAGACCGCTCCAGACGCCCAGGGCAGGCCGTTCTTCGTGCAGACGCGGTTCGGCCGGTTGCAGGCCCTGGGCACCCGTTTCACGGTTCGGCTGACCGACCAGCAGACACGCCTGGACGTGTTCGACGGCGCCGTCGAGATCCTCACGCAATATGGCGGGCAACGGCGCATCGAAGCGGGCGGAGCGGCGCGCTTCGACGACCGCGCGCTGACCCCGCTGGATGGCGCCGACGACATGCGCGCGGCCTGGAGCAAGGGCATTCTGCTCGCCGACAACATGCCGCTGGGTGACCTGCTGGCCGAACTGAGCCGCTACCGTCGCGGCCATATCAACGTGGCGCCCGCCGTCGCCGGCCTGAAGGTCATGGGGGTCTATCCGACCGATGACACGGACCAGGCCCTGGCCATGCTGGCGCAGACCTTGCCGATCCGCATCCATCACTCGCTGCCCTGGTGGATCACGGTCGACGCCCGCTAG
- the rpiB gene encoding ribose 5-phosphate isomerase B: MKIAIAADHAGYDLKEKLKQSFASIDWLDLGTHSEESVDYPAYGFAMGQAITDGRARLGIVICGSGIGISIAANRYAAVRAALCANATMARLSRQHNDANVLALGSRIIGLDVARDCVGAFLDTPFEGGRHQRRADMLATPER, translated from the coding sequence ATGAAAATCGCCATCGCCGCCGACCACGCCGGATACGACCTCAAGGAAAAACTGAAGCAGTCATTCGCGTCGATCGACTGGCTCGACCTGGGCACCCACAGCGAGGAATCCGTGGACTATCCCGCCTATGGCTTCGCCATGGGACAGGCCATCACCGACGGCCGCGCCCGCCTGGGCATCGTGATCTGCGGCTCGGGCATCGGCATCTCGATCGCGGCCAACCGCTACGCGGCAGTCAGGGCGGCGCTCTGCGCCAACGCCACCATGGCGCGGCTGAGCCGCCAGCACAACGACGCCAACGTGCTGGCGCTGGGCAGCCGGATCATCGGCCTGGACGTCGCGCGCGACTGCGTCGGCGCGTTCCTCGACACGCCGTTCGAAGGCGGGCGCCACCAGCGCCGCGCCGACATGCTGGCCACGCCCGAGCGCTGA
- a CDS encoding RNA polymerase sigma factor, which translates to MDDLVQLIEPMIPAMRRYARALLRDQAVADDLVQDCLERVIAQWHKRRDAGSTRSWVFAILHNLAMNVLRQTRARGHHLPLDEIDEAVLTTRATQEDGLRYGELLRALDTLPKEQSSVLLLVSVEGLSYAETAKVLDVPIGTVMSRLSRGREKLLNLIQGDVAAPARPALRRVK; encoded by the coding sequence ATGGACGATCTGGTCCAACTGATTGAGCCGATGATCCCGGCGATGCGCCGCTACGCCAGGGCGCTGCTGCGCGACCAGGCGGTGGCCGACGACCTGGTCCAGGACTGCCTGGAACGCGTCATCGCGCAATGGCACAAGCGGCGCGACGCCGGCAGCACGCGCAGCTGGGTGTTCGCCATCCTGCACAACCTGGCGATGAACGTATTGCGGCAGACCCGCGCGCGCGGCCATCACCTGCCGCTGGATGAGATCGACGAGGCCGTCCTGACCACCCGCGCCACGCAGGAAGACGGCTTGCGCTATGGCGAGTTGCTGCGCGCCCTGGACACCCTGCCCAAGGAGCAGAGCAGCGTGCTGCTGCTGGTGTCGGTGGAGGGCCTGTCCTATGCCGAGACGGCCAAGGTGCTCGACGTGCCGATCGGCACGGTGATGTCGCGCCTGTCGCGCGGCCGTGAAAAACTGCTGAACCTGATACAGGGCGACGTTGCCGCGCCCGCTCGTCCCGCCTTGCGGAGAGTCAAATGA
- a CDS encoding TonB-dependent receptor produces the protein MYRRSRLPHRVTSAPRRLTAGKPDTTLRPLLLTLHLSIAGPLLCAAAWPVPARAEADAAQTRRYDIAAGPLTTVLNRFAQEAGVLLSAPGGLTAGKASAGLRGTYGVEAGLATLLSGQGLEAVRQTNGAYLLRALPAAASGSPTTLPAVTVTASAEPAGGLPAPYAGDQVARGSRMGLLGNKDLMDTPFNATSYTADLMENQQAITIADVLANDPSVRTVSYGLTNAAAGGEIFMIRGLSVQDSILLDGIPGIISSRAGAAELVERVEILKGPNALLNGMAAGAGGAVGGAINLVPKHADDKPLTRLTTTYLSDGNVGGHLDFGRRFGQDDQWGIRFNGLYRDGRTATAGQSVEFGAAVVGIDYRGVNARASLDAGHQTMNNEAPQGAAGFGIDDGLSIPRPPSARRQIAQDWEYSRSTSDYLLAKAEYDLNPDWSVYGAVGASKTRSRYLSTDLFVTDAAGNAQATVYYWPNWIENRVVQAGVRGAFETGAFKHQVNLSATHLTSDTGYTNAYYGFSSFTTNIYHPVSVSRPSTDGFSSNPPQTNSLRLPSVALSDTVSWLDDRIALTFGARYQRVRNIVTDTGIGVASATYDKHAITPVLAAVIKPATDLSIYGNYIEGLIQGDTAPMGTTNAGQMFAPIKVKQREVGVKYDFGRFSGTVSLFQIEKPSGLAVANGDGTSTYQVGMEQRNRGVELNVFGEAARGLRLLGGVAYTDPRLTKTDGGLYDDKIAPNVSRWQVNLGGEYDLSTLPGLTLTARMTSTSPQYLDQANTRRIPGWTRWDFGARYKTRAWDRPLVLRAGINNAFGRDYWSGSSSNWLYLGQPRTISLSATMDF, from the coding sequence ATGTACCGCCGTAGCCGCCTCCCGCACCGCGTCACGTCCGCGCCACGCCGCCTGACCGCGGGCAAGCCCGACACCACCTTGCGCCCCCTGCTGCTCACCCTGCACCTGTCCATCGCCGGCCCCCTGCTCTGCGCGGCGGCCTGGCCCGTGCCGGCGCGAGCCGAGGCGGACGCCGCGCAGACGCGGCGCTATGACATCGCCGCCGGTCCGCTGACCACGGTGTTGAACCGCTTCGCGCAGGAGGCGGGCGTGCTGCTGTCCGCGCCCGGCGGCCTGACAGCGGGCAAGGCCAGCGCGGGACTGCGCGGAACGTATGGCGTGGAGGCCGGCCTGGCGACGCTGCTCTCGGGGCAAGGCCTGGAAGCGGTGCGCCAGACGAATGGCGCCTACCTGCTGCGCGCGCTGCCCGCCGCGGCGTCCGGATCCCCCACCACGCTGCCCGCCGTGACCGTCACCGCCAGCGCCGAACCGGCCGGCGGCCTGCCGGCGCCTTACGCCGGCGACCAGGTCGCGCGCGGCAGCCGCATGGGGCTGCTCGGCAACAAGGACCTGATGGATACGCCGTTCAACGCCACCAGCTACACCGCCGACCTGATGGAGAACCAGCAGGCCATCACCATCGCCGATGTGCTGGCCAACGATCCCTCCGTGCGCACGGTGTCCTATGGCCTGACGAACGCGGCGGCGGGCGGCGAGATCTTCATGATCCGCGGCCTGTCCGTCCAGGACTCGATCCTGCTCGATGGCATTCCCGGCATCATCTCCAGCCGCGCGGGCGCCGCCGAACTGGTCGAGCGCGTCGAGATTCTCAAGGGCCCGAATGCGCTGTTGAACGGCATGGCGGCGGGCGCCGGCGGGGCCGTCGGCGGCGCGATCAACCTGGTACCGAAGCACGCGGACGACAAGCCCCTGACGCGCCTGACCACCACCTACCTGTCCGACGGCAACGTCGGCGGCCACCTGGATTTCGGCCGCCGCTTTGGCCAGGACGATCAATGGGGCATCCGCTTCAACGGCCTGTACCGCGACGGCCGAACCGCCACGGCCGGGCAATCGGTCGAGTTCGGCGCGGCGGTGGTCGGTATCGACTATCGCGGCGTCAATGCGCGCGCATCGCTGGACGCGGGACACCAGACGATGAACAACGAAGCGCCCCAGGGCGCGGCCGGGTTCGGCATCGATGATGGCCTGTCCATTCCCAGGCCGCCCTCCGCCAGGCGCCAGATCGCCCAGGACTGGGAGTATTCCAGGTCGACGAGCGATTACCTGCTCGCCAAGGCCGAGTACGACCTCAACCCCGACTGGAGCGTGTACGGCGCGGTCGGCGCCAGCAAGACACGGTCACGCTATCTGTCGACCGACCTGTTCGTCACGGACGCCGCCGGCAACGCCCAGGCCACCGTCTACTACTGGCCCAACTGGATCGAGAACCGGGTCGTCCAGGCCGGCGTGCGCGGCGCCTTCGAGACCGGCGCGTTCAAGCACCAGGTCAACCTGAGCGCGACCCACCTGACCAGCGACACGGGCTATACGAACGCGTACTACGGGTTCTCCAGCTTCACCACCAACATCTACCATCCCGTCAGCGTCAGCCGTCCGTCGACGGACGGCTTTTCGTCAAACCCGCCGCAGACCAATTCGCTGCGGCTGCCGTCCGTGGCGCTGTCCGACACGGTCTCGTGGCTCGACGACCGCATCGCGCTGACGTTTGGCGCGCGCTACCAGCGGGTCAGGAACATCGTCACCGACACCGGCATCGGCGTCGCCAGCGCCACCTACGACAAACATGCCATCACCCCCGTTCTCGCCGCCGTGATCAAGCCGGCGACGGACCTGTCGATCTACGGCAACTACATCGAGGGCTTGATCCAGGGCGACACCGCGCCGATGGGCACCACCAACGCCGGGCAGATGTTCGCGCCGATCAAGGTCAAGCAGCGCGAGGTCGGCGTGAAGTACGACTTCGGCCGCTTCAGCGGCACCGTCAGTCTGTTCCAGATCGAGAAGCCAAGCGGCCTGGCGGTCGCCAACGGCGACGGCACCTCGACCTACCAGGTCGGCATGGAACAGCGCAATCGCGGCGTGGAGCTGAACGTCTTCGGCGAAGCGGCGCGCGGCCTGCGCCTGCTGGGCGGCGTGGCCTACACCGATCCGCGCTTGACCAAGACCGATGGCGGCCTGTACGACGACAAGATCGCGCCCAACGTCTCGCGCTGGCAGGTGAACCTCGGCGGCGAATACGACCTGTCCACCCTGCCCGGCCTGACGCTCACCGCGCGCATGACCTCCACCAGCCCGCAATATCTCGACCAGGCCAATACGCGCCGCATTCCCGGCTGGACGCGCTGGGATTTCGGCGCCCGCTACAAGACCCGCGCCTGGGATCGCCCGCTGGTGCTGCGCGCCGGCATCAACAACGCATTCGGCCGCGACTACTGGTCGGGCAGTTCCAGCAACTGGCTGTATCTCGGCCAGCCGCGGACCATCAGCCTGTCGGCGACGATGGATTTCTGA
- a CDS encoding DUF305 domain-containing protein, whose protein sequence is MSRIHHLWRRRALACALTLLAGAGSGQAWSQSAPSAEEAAFLAENDAAMNRMMDAMAPHPSGDIDQDFVAMMAPHHQGAIDMAMAELRYGKNEQLRRLAQEIIVEQQQEIAAMRLALGQPLPESRPAPDQPADLRPAPAPAQSHHGASHAQ, encoded by the coding sequence ATGTCCCGAATCCATCACCTGTGGCGCAGGCGCGCGCTCGCCTGCGCGCTGACCCTGCTGGCGGGCGCCGGCAGTGGCCAGGCCTGGTCGCAGTCCGCCCCATCCGCGGAGGAAGCGGCGTTCCTGGCCGAAAACGACGCCGCCATGAACCGCATGATGGACGCGATGGCGCCCCATCCCAGCGGCGACATCGACCAGGATTTCGTCGCCATGATGGCGCCGCATCACCAGGGCGCCATCGACATGGCCATGGCCGAACTGCGCTATGGCAAGAACGAACAGCTGCGCCGCCTCGCGCAGGAAATCATTGTCGAGCAGCAGCAGGAAATCGCCGCCATGCGCCTGGCGCTGGGCCAGCCGCTGCCCGAATCGCGTCCCGCGCCCGACCAGCCCGCCGATCTGCGGCCGGCCCCCGCCCCCGCCCAGTCCCACCACGGAGCTTCCCATGCCCAGTAG